Proteins from a single region of Terriglobales bacterium:
- a CDS encoding hemerythrin domain-containing protein — protein sequence AELAELQWALDHLVCYSEVYADLATAGKVRELGHDLKVLLPTHFVREEATVLTTVARISPELADFAAEMKRQHKELGVEFKAFLAALQEFESSNDLDTAVCHIKESGAQFARDLGAHVALEERQLSGFL from the coding sequence CGCGGAGCTGGCCGAGTTGCAGTGGGCGCTGGACCACCTGGTCTGCTACTCCGAGGTCTATGCCGACCTGGCCACTGCCGGCAAGGTGCGCGAGCTGGGCCACGACCTGAAGGTGCTGCTGCCCACCCACTTCGTGCGCGAGGAAGCCACGGTGCTGACCACGGTGGCACGCATCAGCCCCGAGCTGGCCGATTTCGCCGCCGAGATGAAGCGGCAGCACAAGGAGCTGGGGGTGGAGTTCAAGGCCTTCCTGGCGGCACTGCAGGAGTTCGAGAGTTCGAACGACCTGGACACCGCCGTCTGCCACATCAAGGAATCGGGCGCGCAGTTCGCCCGCGACCTGGGCGCGCACGTGGCTCTGGAAGAGCGCCAGTTGAGCGGCTTCCTATGA